One window from the genome of Lentibacillus daqui encodes:
- a CDS encoding DUF1659 domain-containing protein: MATLRKYASTLQLVLDDGMDEETGQPVYKLKSFNNVKTDATADQMYATANAFAGLQELSLFEIQCKDSSKIRNNE, translated from the coding sequence ATGGCGACCTTACGAAAATACGCATCGACTTTGCAGTTGGTATTGGACGATGGCATGGACGAGGAAACAGGGCAGCCGGTTTACAAATTAAAAAGCTTTAACAATGTGAAAACCGACGCAACAGCCGACCAAATGTATGCCACAGCCAATGCCTTTGCTGGACTGCAAGAACTTTCGCTTTTTGAGATCCAATGCAAAGACAGCTCAAAAATCCGTAACAATGAATAA
- a CDS encoding DUF2922 domain-containing protein, translated as MKKLELKFLNQDGKTITYSMEKPIEPVDPDAVKQAMNAILEQNAFTTSGGELTAIKGARVVDHQVEEIALD; from the coding sequence TTGAAAAAACTGGAACTCAAATTTTTAAATCAGGATGGCAAAACAATCACATATAGTATGGAGAAGCCAATCGAACCGGTTGACCCGGATGCTGTCAAACAAGCAATGAATGCTATTTTGGAACAAAACGCTTTTACTACTTCCGGTGGCGAGCTGACAGCAATCAAAGGTGCACGAGTGGTTGATCACCAAGTAGAGGAAATCGCACTTGATTAA
- a CDS encoding YvrJ family protein, which translates to METWMSFLTDVGFPIVVTFYLLNRIEDKLNILIESIHALPEKMK; encoded by the coding sequence ATGGAAACATGGATGTCGTTTTTAACGGATGTCGGCTTTCCGATTGTGGTAACCTTTTACCTGTTGAACCGCATTGAAGATAAGCTCAATATATTAATCGAATCCATACATGCATTGCCTGAGAAAATGAAATAA
- a CDS encoding Hsp20/alpha crystallin family protein, translating into MDPFKQMSEWKKNMDSFFGESFWNEFEDVIKPTIPQVNMYQAENEVTCIVNIPGLADINKLDIYVNYTELELNGVIDIQKGGGTVIQEEILQGAFERTVKLPFPVRSDKISANYKDGIVLIQLHRLISETSSKHRVPVRLLLDN; encoded by the coding sequence ATGGATCCATTTAAGCAAATGTCGGAGTGGAAAAAAAACATGGATAGCTTTTTTGGAGAAAGTTTTTGGAACGAGTTTGAAGACGTCATTAAACCTACTATACCGCAAGTCAATATGTATCAAGCGGAAAATGAGGTCACCTGCATCGTTAATATACCTGGACTGGCGGATATTAACAAGCTGGATATTTATGTAAATTATACAGAACTGGAATTAAACGGGGTCATTGATATTCAAAAGGGTGGTGGGACCGTCATTCAAGAAGAGATCTTGCAAGGGGCATTTGAACGGACTGTTAAGCTGCCATTCCCGGTTCGCTCAGACAAAATCAGCGCCAATTATAAAGATGGTATCGTGCTGATTCAATTACATCGTTTGATTTCCGAAACCAGCAGTAAACACCGGGTACCCGTAAGACTGTTACTGGATAATTAG
- a CDS encoding DUF2179 domain-containing protein, whose amino-acid sequence MLGNAYVMVVIILVINIVYVSFSTMRMILTLKGRRYLAALVSMVEIVVYVLGLGLVLDNLNHIQNIIAYAVGFGIGVIVGTKIEEKLALGYITVNVISSNPDLEFTRKLRDKGYGVTSWYAYGMDGDRLAMQILTPRKYELMLYETIKSIDPKAFIISYEPKQIHGGFWVKQVRKGRLGKKGNVATSKPGAQSQFPGTHVEYPE is encoded by the coding sequence ATGCTGGGCAATGCGTATGTCATGGTTGTCATTATTCTGGTTATTAATATTGTTTATGTCTCTTTTTCTACTATGCGAATGATTTTAACGCTGAAGGGGCGCAGATATTTGGCAGCCTTGGTAAGTATGGTTGAAATTGTTGTCTATGTGTTAGGCCTGGGACTTGTACTTGACAATTTAAACCATATTCAAAATATAATTGCATATGCAGTAGGTTTTGGTATCGGGGTAATTGTCGGTACCAAAATTGAGGAAAAGCTTGCCCTAGGATATATTACGGTTAATGTGATTTCTTCTAATCCAGATCTTGAATTTACCCGAAAATTGCGGGATAAAGGCTATGGCGTAACAAGCTGGTATGCGTATGGAATGGATGGGGACCGCTTGGCGATGCAAATCCTGACCCCAAGAAAATATGAATTGATGTTGTATGAGACGATCAAGTCGATTGATCCCAAGGCATTTATCATTTCCTATGAGCCGAAGCAGATTCATGGCGGGTTCTGGGTGAAACAAGTGCGAAAGGGTAGATTGGGCAAAAAAGGGAATGTGGCCACAAGCAAACCGGGAGCGCAATCACAGTTTCCTGGAACACATGTGGAGTATCCGGAATGA